In bacterium, the DNA window GTTGACCCTGCAGTTAAATAATCTTTCTCAATAAGCAGGACTTTTAATCCTCTTTTTGAAAGATAGTATCCTGCTCCCGTACCTATAATTCCGCCGCCTATGATAATTGCATCAAATGTTTTATTCATGATCATCCCCAAGAAATTCATTCATTCTGATTGAAACAAGAGGCGGGCGTTTGGAAGTGGATTCAATTTCACTTACAGACTTTCCGGTCTTCTGAGCAATAATCCTGATCACCAATCTCCCGCATGTCCTCCCCTGGCACGGGCCCATTCCTATACGGAGAAATCTCTTTATCTCTTCAGGGTCTGTAACTCCGCTGTCAATAAGATCCTCAATCTCCTGAAGTGACACATCTTCACATCTGCACACAATTATATTTTTTTTATCTATCTTATCGCTCATTGCGGCTTCCTCCTGAAAAAACGGGCCTCTAAGGATAGTTCATCATTCATTTCAATAAATATAACAGGCGTTCTGTCCTGAGCTTTTGAATTTCTTATTTTCTTTACAACTCCCGTACCGCATTCATCACCTTTACGATCCATAAGGACAACCTCCTCCTCTTTCTCAGGAAGAGGAAGAAATTCGTATGGCATACCTACAACAACTTTTCCGCCGGGACCGGATCTGTCAACAATAAAAATTGCAAGCCCTGGGCAATTTGCAACACATAAACTGCAGCCGTTGCATTTATCAAAATCAATTACAGGAAGGTTGTTTATTGAATCCCCCATTGTTATGGCGCCTCTCGGACAGGCATCCACACAAGGGTTGCAGGGGATATGCTGAACGCACTCTATTACTGCTACCGGCCCTTTTGAAAACCTATCTTCAGAAGGAATCCTTATATCATTAATATCGAGGTATCCTGTCTCTAAATATTTCATAAGCTCTTTACCTCCCCGAATAATTTCTTTTCTCCCTGCCTGACCTTCTCACCGAACGGGCCGTCTCTAAGTTCATCAAGACTCTTTTTCACCTTAATTTTAAGCTTAGATATTTCATCTGATTTACCCTGCAATTTTTCAACAGCATCAAGGCCGGCCAGCCTTCCTTCCATCATTGCAGAACTTGCCTCCTCAATACCTGATGCATCGCCAGCAACATATAGGCCTGAAATTGAAGTTTCCATAAAATGGTTTCTCACAGGTACTTCCCCTCCGAGTTCAGGTATTGATGCCATTCTGCATCCTGCCTGAAAAAATATCTCTGTCGTGGGTTTCAGCCCTACTGACAGGCATATTGTATCAACATCAATATTTCTTTCAGAACCCTCAACTTCCTGCCAGTTTTCGTCAAGCTGAACAATTGCTGCGCCCTCTACAAACTCTTTTCCTATGGCTTTTTTAATTGTGTGGCGTGTTAATATGGGGACTCCGCAGCGCCTTAATTTTGAGGCATGCACCTGATATGCTCCGATTGTAGGCAGAGCCTCAACTACTGCTGCTACTTCCACACCTGCCTGAAGAAGCTGATATGCAACAATTACTCCGATATTTCCCGCACCTACCATTAACATCTTTTTACCGGGCATTATTCCGTACACATTCATCAATGTCTGAACTGCACCTGCGCCGTAAACTCCGGGAAGATCATTATTGGGAAATGTAAGCATGTTTTCGGAAGCACCGGATGCTACTATTATTTTTTTTGCTTTTACTCTGTGAATCTTCTGGTCTTTTATAACCGCAAGCTCAAAAGGATGATAATATCCGACTACCGGAGTATCTGTAAATAATGTAACAGAATCACCCAAATCACCTATCAGCTTACTCCCTATATCAACTCCTCTGACTCTTGCATGGTGGTCTTTGGAACCGAAAAACATGTGGGTCTGCTTAATAAGCTGGCCGCCTACTCTGTTGTTCTCCTCAAAAATCATTACTTTTGCGCCGAATTTTGAAGCGTAGATTGCTGCTGACAGGCCGGCAGGGCCTGCACCTACAATTGCAATATCTGTTTCAAGAAGAGGAATTTCCTTTCTCGGATATGTACGGCCTTCGGGAATTTTCTCAAGTTTACCCCATCCTGTCTGGGATTTGACTTCCATTCCCTCTTTTGCGAGAACCATACAGGTCTTTACATTGGGCACTCCGTCAACCTGCATCATACAGCTGGAGCATTTGCCTATTGCACAGTAAAAGCCTCGCGGCCTGGAATAGCGGAGGCTGTGGCTTAATACTTTTATTCCGGATGCATGCAGAGCTGCAGCAATGGATTCTCCTTCATAAGCTTCAACAGCACTACCGTTAAAATTGAAAGTAATT includes these proteins:
- a CDS encoding (2Fe-2S)-binding protein gives rise to the protein MSDKIDKKNIIVCRCEDVSLQEIEDLIDSGVTDPEEIKRFLRIGMGPCQGRTCGRLVIRIIAQKTGKSVSEIESTSKRPPLVSIRMNEFLGDDHE
- a CDS encoding 4Fe-4S binding protein, yielding MKYLETGYLDINDIRIPSEDRFSKGPVAVIECVQHIPCNPCVDACPRGAITMGDSINNLPVIDFDKCNGCSLCVANCPGLAIFIVDRSGPGGKVVVGMPYEFLPLPEKEEEVVLMDRKGDECGTGVVKKIRNSKAQDRTPVIFIEMNDELSLEARFFRRKPQ
- a CDS encoding FAD-dependent oxidoreductase; its protein translation is MRIDQHPILSFPRGKKITFNFNGSAVEAYEGESIAAALHASGIKVLSHSLRYSRPRGFYCAIGKCSSCMMQVDGVPNVKTCMVLAKEGMEVKSQTGWGKLEKIPEGRTYPRKEIPLLETDIAIVGAGPAGLSAAIYASKFGAKVMIFEENNRVGGQLIKQTHMFFGSKDHHARVRGVDIGSKLIGDLGDSVTLFTDTPVVGYYHPFELAVIKDQKIHRVKAKKIIVASGASENMLTFPNNDLPGVYGAGAVQTLMNVYGIMPGKKMLMVGAGNIGVIVAYQLLQAGVEVAAVVEALPTIGAYQVHASKLRRCGVPILTRHTIKKAIGKEFVEGAAIVQLDENWQEVEGSERNIDVDTICLSVGLKPTTEIFFQAGCRMASIPELGGEVPVRNHFMETSISGLYVAGDASGIEEASSAMMEGRLAGLDAVEKLQGKSDEISKLKIKVKKSLDELRDGPFGEKVRQGEKKLFGEVKSL